The Ostrinia nubilalis chromosome 19, ilOstNubi1.1, whole genome shotgun sequence DNA window GGGCCGGGATAACCGCCCGATCGGTGGGCGACCATTTTTGACCAGTGTCTTAGCGcgcggcgcgattttcacccgcagCCGCGGCGGGCGcgttcttagaataaccgcgcaaataaccgctcccgtgagttttgaaataaaaccgcaattccacaatcGCCGCGGGCGCTGGTGAAattcgcgccgtgagttcttagcctaactGTTATGCTttaccaacgcgtgcagatcgccatcgccgacgcgatcattGGGAAAtgaggtcgcgtgaactgtcatgggtcgcgcgacctgtcatttggcctttgatcgcgccggcgatgatgatctgcacgcgttggtgtggttgaagcttttcTGTTGTCAATGGAATGACTGCTAAGAATATTTTCAATAGTAGACCGATAGAAGAATCCCGTGCCTGCGGCGTTTGTTAGCGCCGAAGTCCAATCACTATAGTGTGGTGACCACCACCTTCTTGATCGGGTACAAGATGCTGTTGTTATGAACCGCTCTTATTAAAAATGATGTCGAAATGTTCCTATAATGTAAAGGTTTGATTGCACATGGCATGGTGCACTCACCGCCCTCCTTGACGAGGTACGGGTTGCGGCCGCGCTTGCAGCGTCTGTCCATCCAGCCGCAGCGTCTGTCCGTCCAGTCGCTACAGCGTGCACTCACCGCCCTCCTTGACGAGGTACAGGTTGCGGTTGTCCTTGGGCTGGCGCGGCTGCTTGAGCAGGCTGTCGCGCCTGCAGCGTCTGTCCATCCAGCCGCAGCGTCTGTCCGTCCAGCCGCAGCGTCTGTCCGTCCAGTCGCTATAGCATGCACTCACCGCCCTCCTTGACGAGGTACGGGTTGCGGCCGCGCTTGCAGCGTCTGTCCCTCCAGCCGCAGCGTCTGTCCGTCCAGTCGCTATAGTAGTACACTCACCGCCCTCCTTGACGAGGTACAGGTTGCGGTTGTCCTTGGGCTGCTCTGAACAAAAATAATGTCGAAATGTTCCTATAATGTAAAGGTTTGATTGCACATGGCACGGGGCACTCACCGCCCTCCTTGACGAGGTACGGATTGCGGTCGCACTTACAGCGTCTGTCCCTCCAGCCGCAGCGTCTGTCCGTCCAGTCGCTACAGCGTGCACTCACCGCCCTCCTTGACGAGGTACAGGTTGCGGTTGTCCTTGGGCTGCTCTGAACAAAAATAATGTCGAAATGTTCCTATAATGTAAAGGTTTGATTGCACATGGCATGGGGCACTCACCGCCCTCCTTGACGAGGTACAGGTTGCGGTTGTCCTTGGGCTGCTCTGAACAAAAATGACGTCGAAATGTTCCTATAATGTAAAGGTTTGATAGCACATGGCATGGGGCACTCACCGCCCTCCTTGACGAGGTACAGGTTGCGGCCGCGCCTGCAGCGTCTGTCCATCCAGCCGCAGCGTCTGTCCGTCCAGTCGCTACAGCATGCACTCACCGCCCTCCTTGACGAGGTACAGGTTGCGGTTGTCCTTGGGCTGTCGCGGCTGCTTGAGCAAGCTGTCGCGACGCAGCGCCGGCCGCGCCTGCAGCGTCTGTCCATCCAGTCGCAGCGTCTGTCCATCCAGTCGCTATAGTAGTACACTCACCGCCCTCCTTGACGAGGTACAGGTTGCGGTTGTCCTTGGGCTGGCGCGGCTGCTTGAGCAGGCTGTCGCGGCGCAGCGCCGGCCGCGCCTGCAGCGTCTGTCCATCCAGTCGCAGCGTCTGTCCATCCAGTCGCTATAGTAGTACACTCACCGCCCTCCTTGACGAGGTACAGGTTGCGGTTGTCCTTGGGCTGGCGCGGCTGCTTGAGCAGGCTGTCGCGGCGCAGCGCCGGCCGCGCCTGCAGCGTCTGTCCATCCAGTCGCAGCGTCTGTCCATCCAGTCGCTATAGTAGTACACTCACCGCCCTCCTTGACGAGGTACAGGTTGCGGTTGTCCTTGGGCTGGCGCGGCTGCTTGAGCAAGCTGTCGCGGCGCAGCGCCGGCCGCGCCTGCAGCGTCTGTCCATCCAGTCGTAGTGACGACGCCGGGAGCGCCAGAAACTTGTCCGCGTCCTCCTGGTTCTGCAAAGGGTTACGGGTGACGTCACTGTAGTCCTTCACTGCGTCGAATGTCCAATATCCAatattaggctggttttagtgtcacgcgaaccgtccggtgcggacccgctccgcacggccaatctgtatgaacttctagggagcgttttagagtaatacggtccggaggaaccgctccgctccctagcagttcatacagatcggaaagcattgggggaggcctatgttcagcagttgacgtcctagatgataatgatgacatacgcccgtattcataaacgatgcctgcttaagtgaagcagaaaatcgaacgcacagcgttgaatagagctctgcgattggtttgtgtgtcaccctgtgcgtccacgcgcactgtgagacctcatagtaatgtttgtgaatacggacgataAAGACAAGCGACTCACGGTGAACTTGATGAAGCCCGAGCCCTTGGAGTGCTCGGTGAGCTTGTCGACGCAGACGAGCGCATAGCGCACGGGCGCCGTGCCCTCCACAAATTCCCGCAACTGTGCGCTGTCCACGCTAAACGGCACGTTGCTGACGAACACTGTGCAGCCGTCCTCTGCGTCGTTTAGCTGGGTCCTGGCGAGATAGAGatagttacgggactattctcacctctcgttcccaccactgcaactcctgtgtagccaggatctacagcttgactgccacaataacccaaccaatgaaggtcaagtttgtcccgagggaaagttaaactgtcattggacccgcaacgaaattaatcagaagaacacaggagttcgaaattaaggttcgacttccctccattgcaaagcggatgacaggtgacaaacaaagagATAGAGATAGTTGGTACTGCCACTTCTCAGCAACAGCCGATACGTTGTTGGTTGTCGGAAAAGTTATATCATGAGAAGCTTCCCAACTTTTCAGGACCAACCAATATGTTGTCGCAAGTAGTTtttgggacaaacttgaccttcacttaagtttttattggctgtcaagctgtagatcctgactacacagagGTTGCAAAGTGGGAATGAGTGGAGGGAATAGTAGCCTTGTTAAAAAGTAAAGTAAACTACATTTGGGACATGTATGAGTGCCCTTAAAAGGGGCTACTTATTAAGGGGCTGTTAATATAACAGTTTTTCCTGCaaccactttaaaaaaaaaagattattaatttgtgatttcacaaattactaaaaatcccgttagcccctcgttcTTGTTTAACTTTGGCACAATGTTTGTTGATCATGAACTCACCGCTTCCATTCCGGTTTAGTGCTGGTTTGGCTttgatcatcatcaacatcatcttCTTCCTCCTGCTCCTCACCATCCTTTTCATCATCACTATCTTCATCATCGCTTTTATCGTCTTCGTCGTCACTTTCTGCTGAAGAATCATCCTCTTCTTTTACAGAATCACCATCTGATTCACCTGAAATTGATTGAAAAATGATCAAATCTTGCCTGGGGCAAAAAAGTTCTTAAGTggtgaccacgagccgaaagacgttagtgtcaggcctcccactaggtggaccgacgatctggtgaaggtcgcgggagctGCAGGCGCAgggccggtctttgtggaaaaccttgggggaggcttttgtccagcagtggacgtctttcggctgtaACCTtatagtgagtgagtgagtgagtgatccatccgaccgatttcggccatggcgaccactccgactcctagtTGTCTTGGCGGCGTTGGTGTGTAACCTTATaaatcagtctttcccaaagtgggcgataacgcccccttgtgggcgctgcaggcttaaaggggggcggtaagagacccagaaaaaaaatgggaggcgtcatctactaggaggactcttaaacatcgactgagctcgacgcttgactacaaaaatgggggggcgctaaaaaataatttattctcaaagtgggcagtagactaaataagtttgggaaccgctgttATAAATCAATGGATGAAGACTGCCTAATGTATAatgtaaaattacttttaatctCAGCCTTCACATCGTCGTTTGAGATGTTAAGCGGAGGCTCATCCTCATCGCTGTCGGAGTCTTCCTTCTTGACGTCCTCTTGCATCTCAAGCTGCTGATTCACGATGTGCTGCATGTACTTGTCCTTGGCCACCGCCCAGTCCACGGATATTGGACGGCCTGGAAATATGGAGCAGAGGATGAAAATTAACTAAAACAAAATAGAGGAGACTGGAAAGGACTTAGCTCAGCAGTGGGACAACACAGTcactatctatctatcaaatGTAGAAAATACAATGTGCTCCTTTTGTTTTAGGGgtatattctataaataaaaactagttaaagtcttaggaatatgtgtttctaaaagcatatttttgaagatattttttaagtttttaaataatttcgtatgaaaaataagtaaaaaaaaattgctgaatttaacaaaaaatgtagtgccattccattctttgaagtggtcttattaataccctagagtTCCAGGAAATCAAAAAGAGCACATTGTATAAGTAAGATGATGAAACTTAAATAATATTGATTAATTTTATACACACCCAAAAATGGCTTCATGTTAGTGCTCAACAGAGCTTTCTTGGCCATTGGCACATTCTTGAAATGTACGAACGCACACCCAACCAGTTTTCCATCCGGTTTCTTGAGAAGTTTCACCTCCAATATGTCACCGTAGGGTTGGAAATGCTCCTTTAAAGATTCTTCAGTAGCTTTGAAGCTCACATTTCTTATGATAAGACGTGCATTGCGGTTGATacgttgtttatttttatcctTGTCTGATTTGGTTTGATCTTCatctaaaacaaaaattgtttaaaatatcaaattgaaTTAACAgacatcatcatttaattttgaagaTATTTGAAAGTATTCCGTAACTTACCcttaactgtaattttttcGTAATCACCAAAAGTTGCACTCTTCCTGGGAGGTTGGTCCTGCTCTGCATTCTCCCCATATTTATGCCTGGGCACTGCCCAAGAGACGTAAATGGGACGGtctgaaatttatttgttaTCGAAAATTATCATCTGATTGACAACattgtttttcttcttcttgtaCTGTGCAATCAATCAGAAGTTAGAATAACAGTATTAATAAACATGTGGTATTAAATATAAGTatgaaattaagtttttatcacTTTTTTAAGGCATTTACAGTGAAAATAACTCACAGTCAAGATAAAATAAGTACATTACCTAGaaatggttttttatttgtagcaGTTATAGCCTTGTTGGCCATGGGCACGTGTGTGTAATGCACGAAGCCACATCCCACCAGCTTCCCGTCGGGCTTCCGAAGCAGTTTCACTTCTTCCACGGTCCCGTATTGGGAGAAGTGATCCCGCAAACTGTCCTCAGTTGCTTTGAAGGATATATTTCGAACAATAAGCCTAGCGTTCCTGTTGACTCCATccttatattttgtgttttcgCTGGCTTCTGCCTCCTGTTGAAATTTCTGAGTCATTTTATTAGTGTGTTTTTAAATGCCACACGCGGTTTATATACGTTCTAAGTATACGTTCAAATCAAAACATAACCTACCATAGCCACAAAATAACGCATGGCATGGACTGCGCACTATCTCTTCAACATGTATTACTACTAGTACTATATTTTGTAAGTAATaatcaaagagcataaaagagtaagagacggcactccatagatattttttgagctcacgcacacatatgcattttagagaacgacccgcaaatctttaccaaccgcacaaactacaggcggagctaccaacataatgcattattttctgacagtattagtgacgttcgtaataacttatcgattatcgatactttgctagggttgtaattgcatatcgatatctagtataggaactttcaatattttaatgctatttttattttatactatgtgtaagtaaaacgaacttttgtaacgtaaattatttatttcgaaataaaataggtatattacaataagtattgaacatgacatagcagttgtaggcatgaggaattattgaaaattataacaaagtacagaaatgataattttgtaaacttttattttcacaactttttctaagaaaaaataggatttttatttataaacatctttaattttcttatcagctgatcgaacctcagcctcaagattacttttcaatgctttgttgctgtgcttttttacttttgtcagcaaaattgttttcactttttatgaagctgtcattaatgattttacaactttttcttagaaaaaggtaacttaatattttaaacatcttatcataaatttctttattatgttgttgacatttaaaccaactaaaattacaatttgtactcaacattaagaaaatgaattttccaacattttccatatatatctggtcggcaatatggtcatgataaaattgtttagcttcatttacggtggtacataattgaattgttggataaacgagactttttttatcatgccaccattcgcgaagagatatatatgcatacaaatcattgtcaacaggagttttcacgctcaaacactcttcacaaattaaacaagaactgttctgtaatagtttggcagctaaatacccgcttacatatactactggttggttttcaaggctacacaaattttcaatgggctgttctaagttttcagggtccgggatagacaacacaggataaaattcagtgtctgtggaatcttgaacattaatttttatttctgttgcttttaaattagtttttaaaatgtctttatattccagcatatttttattgttgtctgcttcacaattagcacttctgctatgaggcactttcagcccagtaaccatgcttgttttaagcgctgcagtaaagtgcgtgatagtgggatttctattggttacactgtgttgcctaatgattccaaataagttttccagagagtcttggttaaactgtctaaggttcatatatttaaacccttcattctttaacttttcccaaatatcgtttaaggatttgatagatatttgatatccctttacgcatttaacattttttagtatcgtgttttctgctgttataaattttatggtttttaacttatcagtataaaaggtccaagactcaatgtgattacttgatgtggaaacattttcccggatccctttctttacgtcatttaaagatgatggaccatttgtacaatcaaatagtttatctaactgttcaatcacaaatgctgtatcattgcaatcagaaacttctttccatgccatcatttttaaaatagctgccacggtattactcagagcatgcgcagcatacttcaccctcatcttagttttgaatgttggatttacaatggtactattcagttttttaaaatttaaaaaatttctgttgtgttcttctgcaactaccaaatgcctccattgtgcaatttttccatcgaaagacatatttccacttttaaagaaattgtttcgtaatgatttgaacaagtgagggatgtcatagattataaaaattttgtcattatttacagagaaaaagttgctatctatgccttgtccacagtttctttttaacatgttaagagctcctatatttgtagatccctgatcacaaactgttgttagaaccacaaatccgatttcttttaattttttgatgatgtccgatataatttttgccagttttgctgttgatattgtgccttccacaaaatagtgcgcaatatattgtttgtatttatgtttagcaccctgtatcataaacactaacgcatggtctgcaattttattttctcgtcccatgttctcgccctctccataatccacgtagccatccactttatcagcaatttcgttataaattatccgtttctttaacgccatctcgtcaaatattaacgagcaatatttattttcctttggcatacttgatgcttttgcctctaacatatcaattatatttttatttataccaggctccattggtatattttttaaaatcctttggagcgttttagtgcttggtagcgtaaacagcttttgcatatagcggtatgctttaggggaccgtttaaatatagccaaagcatatattttgttggctaaagtccacctttttccttgtgacttttttttgttattctgcactacatcctttactaacgatgtcagcacttccgaatctaacttgtctaaattcactcttgacttcgctatattccttattgttttttttgcattttgtaactgtcgccaaagcctcttctctttaattgtaaatgttgatgaagtgtctgtaataaaaacatttccattagtaaaaaaacaacattaaagcaaattgaattgaatattggttaattaatcagcaattttacttagttttttaaattaggtatgttttatcttacctttcatttcaatgtttttcttaggtcttttataactgtggactaatatttctgcctgtgcatcttgatggcaaatgtttttatcatctgaaatattataaatatgctaattagtttaaaatttatttagttgttttatgaaacatattatttccaaatcaatcaatcattatcaagttttaaaaaaatgcaaagacaggataatgatagctcttctcataaaatatgaagcgtgggcccaccttcaataacaatgacataatattaaattaaaggcatttagaggttttaatgttctgcattctggatgcggtctgcgggtatgtcaagacaatctgtaagtggtcgtgataaggcaatcagtcacgtgtgctttgcgttctttgttcgtatccgcacggtcaaatcgcattaatataaaatgtacagagacctagaatgttgtacatataagttcattttgacctgactgcagactgcagaacgcatccagggtggcattctttagtttgagggaaggcatattttagaaggtaaataattagtttgtacacttaccatgagtaattggtttataggtcatatgttctggtgcattggaagtagaaggaagaggttcaaaagttgttttcgcagaaataccagaatctggtatatccacagctcccaaacatgttgaatttagttgtttggttgtagttgtaaggggaactgaaagcagaaaatgaaatgtgaattgggtaataaaatgtcatgttcttacctaactttagggtacaatcagtctagtacatgtcttgctcacattaaaaattactagcttaaaaatattattaaactagctgacctggctaattaatgtagattgcctaaaatttttcaaattggtccggtactttttttgaagaatttgtattacacaaattactaaagtccctctaactcaacacctcattctaagctaaattgtgttacgagtgggtttactacaatattcaagctgtggggttctaacccgcactttaggctatcttggcttcgagttacggagccgatcaaatacaaacaaacaattaaatatttcctttttatattattagtataattttagataaacatacctcgttcaactggatttgacttctttggaatgcaatatgaatgatcataaagaactgtaacaaagtatagatataattaataattgaaattatatattatttattgataagcatacaacacatgtttgtgtttacaaagaaagaaccttgttaaattgcattcggttggtttgttttggaaaccaaagaaaattaattaagacatctaaataattcagaaaaattgatagatagtaaattacatttaaaaaaaataattgaagtcatcatcatacctgtcttgaggttttctttattggagtcttttacatgaagaggaaactctgtcaaaacttcatctggcaagatgggattgctcaattccagtgttggaatagctgagttcttcagccgagttcctttggcattgaaggattcaggagtgaagtgcccaccacaaacaaacttaagttggtgtaacttttcaataggtacatatgctaagtcttctatgccagcatttttaacccacattcgacaactgaaataagaaatacctattagaaaagaaaaagaataacaaactgaaatttattcatcaactaatttcttttagtattgttatgcaatgcatttacagagtacgaaacaaaatactgaaattaaaaattggttatggttatttactgtatgattaaaaatattaatcccagcctttaagtttacacaatcattaaaattatcttgtaataaatgagtgttattagaaacttaccggtcagaatccagaggaaacctactcaaaagtaagggcgatccaccacgacttcgcctcttattacaaataacgcacttcttgttgtttctactctccattatcagtagaagcctaaaatgaaataggtattaattaaacaaagcctataatttctctccaaccagtgtcaatgccctggttcatgcatttaccagttttgaaagtacatttacattttcatcacatagggttgtttttaatgaaaaatagatttgtaatagatctaatatttcaagtaagtagataacatacccattaaacagaaaagtaaataagagtttaaacttctgtagaagttgaaacacagcttatttaaaagagtctctatctcacaaaaaacaaaacactgaacagcaaactttatcacgcccgatacggaggaacttaatcaactcaacgtaaacgacagaaaagtttatttacagtaatattgcaccaaatctgagaaaataacttcacacgaatcaattcgccggttaaaaactcaaactcaattgacagacattttttttcatttgtcaaactaacaatactaccaacattaaggacactaacaattatttttagtatggtggtattgatccgcgggttcccctgctatattgaaatcaatccaaaatgcactttatt harbors:
- the LOC135081380 gene encoding RNA-binding protein 28-like; its protein translation is MRYFVAMKFQQEAEASENTKYKDGVNRNARLIVRNISFKATEDSLRDHFSQYGTVEEVKLLRKPDGKLVGCGFVHYTHVPMANKAITATNKKPFLDRPIYVSWAVPRHKYGENAEQDQPPRKSATFGDYEKITVKDEDQTKSDKDKNKQRINRNARLIIRNVSFKATEESLKEHFQPYGDILEVKLLKKPDGKLVGCAFVHFKNVPMAKKALLSTNMKPFLGRPISVDWAVAKDKYMQHIVNQQLEMQEDVKKEDSDSDEDEPPLNISNDDVKAEIKSESDGDSVKEEDDSSAESDDEDDKSDDEDSDDEKDGEEQEEEDDVDDDQSQTSTKPEWKRTQLNDAEDGCTVFVSNVPFSVDSAQLREFVEGTAPVRYALVCVDKLTEHSKGSGFIKFTNQEDADKFLALPASSLRLDGQTLQARPALRRDSLLKQPRQPKDNRNLYLVKEGGECTTIATGWTDAATGWTDAAGAAGAAPRQPAQAAAPAQGQPQPTLRLDGQTLQARPALRRDSLLKQPRQPKDNRNLYLVKEGEQPKDNRNLYLVKEGEQPKDNRNLYLVKEGEQPKDNRNLYLVKEGGECTTIATGRTDAAAGGTDAASAAATRTSSRRAVSACYSDWTDRRCGWTDRRCGWMDRRCRRDSLLKQPRQPKDNRNLYLVKEGVVAAGSRAALGVSGSDMAKRLALERSKTQMLKNLNRFVSRYRLVVSNLPPSWNDTRLRRVCVAAAGRTAVVTEARVMRDLRAPLGTDGQHPSKGYGFVMFTRHEDALTCLRKLNNNPDIIDQNNRPIVSFSIEDRTALNARKKRLEKSIANNPTANKPDNDNQSKNRKRKNMAPPDESYVKKGRFDKPKNHNDDFAKKRLMGKKHQNQNENSAGKFVRRPRNDESNEYTGLTAKEGSQHKMRSNHKLRQQADVHRQQVKMEKKKSKKAMRLKMAAKERVKQPKQKINKAPGKKNKRKKFKSNNIRDILK
- the LOC135081066 gene encoding THAP domain-containing protein 5-like, translated to MESRNNKKCVICNKRRSRGGSPLLLSRFPLDSDRCRMWVKNAGIEDLAYVPIEKLHQLKFVCGGHFTPESFNAKGTRLKNSAIPTLELSNPILPDEVLTEFPLHVKDSNKENLKTVLYDHSYCIPKKSNPVERVPLTTTTKQLNSTCLGAVDIPDSGISAKTTFEPLPSTSNAPEHMTYKPITHGKCTN